A genomic stretch from Sinorhizobium terangae includes:
- the glgA gene encoding glycogen synthase GlgA, translating to MNILSVASEVYPLVKTGGLADVVGALPAALVPHGIRTRTLVPGYPAVLHKLKKKHKVGSFDDLFGHPATVLAAEINGLDLLVLDQPALYARDGGPYLDPTGRDYPDNFRRFAALSLAAAEIAGDNIIPGWKPDLVHVHDWQTALTPVYMHFGSARNMPTVMTIHNIAFQGQFGASVFAELALPPEAFSMQFVEYYGDVGFLKGGLQTATAITTVSPSYAQEILTPEFGMGMEGLLSSRVASLTGIVNGIDADAWDPETDPHIMEHYGPATIKRRVANRRALEERFGLENSPGPIFCVISRLTWQKGMDLLAEVTDDIVALGGKLVILGSGDAALEGALLAAASRHRGHIGMVTGYDEPLSHLMQAGADAIIIPSRFEPCGLTQLYGLRYGCVPIVARTGGLTDTVIDANEAALSAKVATGFQFRPVTADGLRLAIRRAFRAYSEPKVWARMQNQGMKSDVSWAKSAERYASLYSALLAKG from the coding sequence ATGAACATCCTGTCTGTTGCGTCCGAGGTCTATCCATTGGTCAAGACCGGGGGGCTCGCCGACGTCGTCGGTGCGCTCCCCGCGGCTCTCGTTCCGCACGGCATCCGGACGCGCACGCTGGTGCCCGGCTATCCCGCCGTCCTGCACAAGCTGAAAAAGAAGCACAAGGTCGGCAGCTTCGACGATCTCTTCGGCCATCCTGCGACGGTACTTGCGGCCGAGATCAACGGACTGGATCTGCTGGTCCTCGACCAGCCCGCCCTTTACGCCCGCGACGGCGGACCCTATCTCGATCCGACCGGGCGCGACTACCCCGACAATTTCCGCCGTTTCGCGGCACTCTCGCTTGCGGCGGCCGAAATCGCCGGCGACAATATCATCCCCGGCTGGAAGCCGGACCTCGTCCACGTTCATGACTGGCAAACGGCGCTGACCCCCGTCTACATGCACTTCGGCTCGGCGCGGAACATGCCGACGGTGATGACGATCCACAATATCGCTTTCCAGGGGCAGTTCGGCGCGTCGGTGTTTGCCGAACTCGCACTGCCGCCGGAGGCTTTCTCGATGCAGTTCGTCGAATACTACGGCGATGTCGGCTTCCTGAAAGGCGGCCTGCAGACGGCGACGGCGATAACCACGGTAAGTCCTTCCTACGCGCAGGAAATCCTGACGCCTGAATTCGGCATGGGCATGGAAGGGCTCCTCTCAAGCAGAGTCGCAAGCCTGACGGGCATCGTCAACGGCATCGACGCCGACGCATGGGATCCTGAAACCGACCCGCACATCATGGAGCACTACGGTCCGGCTACGATCAAGCGACGCGTCGCCAACCGCAGGGCGCTGGAAGAGCGTTTCGGACTGGAAAACAGTCCTGGCCCGATCTTCTGCGTCATCAGCCGCCTTACCTGGCAAAAGGGGATGGACCTGCTTGCCGAAGTGACGGACGATATCGTGGCGCTCGGCGGCAAGCTGGTGATACTCGGCTCGGGTGACGCGGCGCTCGAGGGGGCGTTGCTCGCCGCCGCCTCGCGCCATCGCGGCCATATCGGCATGGTGACCGGCTATGACGAACCACTGTCACATCTCATGCAGGCAGGCGCCGATGCAATCATCATCCCGTCGCGCTTCGAGCCATGCGGACTTACCCAGCTCTACGGGCTGCGATACGGATGCGTGCCGATCGTCGCGCGCACCGGCGGCCTCACCGACACGGTCATCGACGCCAATGAGGCTGCGCTTTCAGCCAAGGTCGCCACGGGATTTCAATTCAGGCCGGTCACCGCCGACGGATTGCGCCTTGCGATCAGGCGTGCCTTCCGTGCATACAGCGAACCGAAAGTGTGGGCACGCATGCAAAATCAGGGCATGAAGTCCGACGTTTCCTGGGCCAAGAGCGCGGAACGCTACGCCTCGCTCTATTCCGCTCTCCTCGCGAAAGGCTGA
- a CDS encoding alpha-D-glucose phosphate-specific phosphoglucomutase — translation MIKTVSTNPYGDQKPGTSGLRKKVPVFQQKNYAENFIQSIFDSLEGFEGQTLVIGGDGRYYNRDVIQKAIKMAAANGFGRVLVGRGGILSTPAASNIIRKYKAFGGIVLSASHNPGGPTEDFGIKYNVSNGGPAPEKVTDAIFARTKVIDSYKIADAADVNLDLESSHQIKNMTVTVIDPVSDYAELMESLFDFAAIRKLIAGGFRVVFDAMSAVTGPYAKEIIERRLGAPKGSVMNFIPLPDFGGHHPDPNLVHARALYETMMAVDAPDFGAASDGDGDRNLIIGKGIFVTPSDSLAMLAANAHLAPGYAKGLAGIARSMPTSGAADRVAEKLGIGIYETPTGWKFFGNLLDEGLATICGEESAGTGSNHVREKDGLWAVLLWLNILAVRKESALEIARKHWATYGRNYYSRHDYEEVDTDAANGLISALRDKLATLPGKSFGALSVETADDFSYNDPVDKSVSKNQGIRVLFKGGSRVVYRLSGTGTSGATLRVYIERFEADPARHDLDTQEALADLIAVADEIAEIKTRTGRDQPSVIT, via the coding sequence ATGATTAAAACCGTCTCCACAAACCCCTATGGCGATCAGAAACCCGGCACGTCCGGCCTGCGGAAGAAAGTTCCGGTATTCCAGCAGAAGAACTATGCCGAGAACTTCATCCAGTCGATTTTCGATTCGCTCGAAGGCTTCGAGGGCCAGACGCTGGTGATCGGCGGCGACGGCCGCTACTACAATCGCGACGTCATCCAGAAGGCCATCAAGATGGCGGCCGCGAACGGCTTCGGCCGCGTGCTTGTCGGCCGCGGCGGCATTCTGTCGACCCCGGCCGCCTCCAATATCATCCGCAAATACAAGGCCTTCGGCGGCATCGTGCTGTCAGCGAGCCACAATCCGGGCGGCCCGACCGAGGACTTCGGGATCAAATACAATGTCAGCAACGGCGGCCCGGCGCCGGAAAAGGTGACCGATGCGATCTTCGCCCGCACCAAGGTCATCGACAGCTACAAGATCGCGGACGCCGCCGACGTCAATCTGGACCTGGAAAGCTCCCACCAGATCAAAAACATGACGGTAACGGTCATCGACCCGGTTAGCGACTATGCCGAGCTCATGGAAAGCCTGTTCGACTTTGCCGCGATCCGCAAGCTGATCGCAGGCGGTTTCCGCGTGGTCTTCGATGCGATGAGCGCAGTGACCGGCCCCTATGCCAAGGAGATCATCGAGAGGCGGCTGGGAGCGCCGAAAGGCTCGGTGATGAATTTCATACCGCTGCCCGACTTCGGCGGCCATCATCCGGATCCGAACCTCGTACACGCCCGCGCCCTTTATGAAACGATGATGGCGGTGGACGCCCCGGATTTCGGCGCCGCTTCCGATGGCGACGGTGACCGCAACCTCATCATCGGCAAGGGCATCTTCGTCACGCCTTCGGACAGTCTGGCAATGCTTGCAGCAAATGCGCATCTGGCGCCCGGCTATGCCAAGGGATTGGCCGGGATCGCACGCTCGATGCCGACGAGCGGCGCCGCCGACCGCGTGGCGGAAAAGCTCGGCATCGGCATCTACGAGACGCCGACCGGCTGGAAATTCTTCGGCAACCTGCTCGACGAGGGTCTGGCGACCATCTGCGGCGAGGAAAGCGCCGGCACCGGGTCCAACCATGTGCGCGAAAAGGACGGGCTCTGGGCGGTGCTGCTCTGGCTCAACATCCTTGCCGTGCGCAAGGAAAGCGCACTCGAGATCGCCCGCAAGCACTGGGCGACCTATGGCCGCAACTATTATTCGCGCCACGACTACGAAGAGGTCGACACCGACGCAGCGAACGGCCTGATCAGTGCCTTGCGGGACAAGCTCGCCACCCTGCCGGGCAAGAGCTTCGGCGCGCTCTCGGTCGAGACCGCCGACGACTTCTCCTATAACGATCCGGTCGACAAATCGGTAAGCAAGAACCAGGGCATCCGCGTCCTGTTCAAGGGCGGATCGCGTGTCGTCTATCGTCTTTCCGGCACCGGCACCTCAGGCGCGACACTCAGGGTCTATATCGAGCGGTTCGAAGCGGACCCGGCACGCCACGACCTCGACACGCAGGAGGCACTTGCCGATCTCATCGCCGTGGCCGACGAGATCGCCGAGATCAAGACGCGCACCGGTCGCGATCAACCGAGCGTGATTACCTGA
- the glgX gene encoding glycogen debranching protein GlgX: protein MPTTGIPPLGVTRTPDGTRFAVWSRHAARVDLCLFDESGAKELRRLPMLRDGDVHSLTLADAPVGTRYGLRADGIYSPDHGLWFDPSKLLVDPYAIELDRPFRHDRRLTIFGEETADLVPRAIVTETEAVKVEPPLFEPGGLIYEVAVKPFTILHSDIPEKKRGTVAALAQPVIIDHLKRLGVSAVELMPIVAWIDERHLPSLGLHNGWGYNPIVPMALDPRLVPGGVKELRNTVETLHKAGIGVILDLVFNHSGESDRLGTTLSMRGLDNLTYYRHVTDQPGELINDTGCGNTIACDHPVVRDLILASLRHFVLAAGVDGFRFDLASILGRDMSGFHRDAALFAAIAADSVLGDRILIAEPWDTGPGGYQLGNFPEPFLEWNDRTRDDIRRYWRGDRHAIGALATALAGSSDTFSRWGETATRSVNFIAAHDGFTLTDLTAYARKHNEANGEDNGDGHNENYSWNNGAEGPIDDPEIATARQADAMALISTLFASRGTIMLTAGDEGGRSQGGNNNAYAQDNGLTWLDWTKLDRKLIDHTAALSAMRRRFDVFAETHFLTGKGDVAWLRLDGHPMTVEDWEHPATDNLVMMLATGDRAQRRATRLAVVINRGHAPHPFQLPASLNGKWCDALSGTAATPSVAPRSVTFFVEVF from the coding sequence ATGCCGACGACCGGAATTCCACCCCTCGGCGTGACGCGCACGCCAGACGGAACGCGCTTCGCGGTCTGGTCCCGCCATGCCGCCCGCGTCGATCTCTGCCTGTTTGACGAGAGCGGGGCGAAGGAATTGCGCCGCCTGCCGATGCTGCGCGACGGTGACGTTCACAGCCTGACGCTTGCCGATGCACCCGTCGGCACTCGCTATGGCTTGCGGGCCGACGGCATCTACTCGCCCGATCATGGGCTCTGGTTCGATCCGTCGAAACTCTTGGTCGATCCTTACGCGATCGAGCTCGACCGTCCCTTTCGCCATGATCGTCGCCTGACGATCTTCGGTGAGGAGACCGCCGATCTGGTGCCGAGAGCGATCGTGACCGAAACAGAGGCGGTGAAGGTGGAGCCGCCGCTGTTTGAGCCTGGCGGATTGATCTACGAGGTGGCGGTCAAACCGTTCACCATTCTGCACTCGGATATTCCCGAGAAAAAGCGGGGCACTGTCGCCGCCCTGGCGCAACCGGTGATCATTGACCACCTGAAGCGCCTTGGCGTCTCGGCCGTCGAACTGATGCCGATCGTCGCCTGGATCGACGAGCGGCATCTGCCGTCGCTCGGCCTTCACAACGGCTGGGGCTACAATCCGATCGTCCCAATGGCGCTCGATCCGAGGCTCGTGCCCGGCGGCGTCAAGGAACTGCGCAACACTGTCGAGACGCTGCACAAGGCCGGCATCGGCGTCATCCTCGACCTCGTCTTCAACCATTCCGGCGAGAGCGACCGCCTCGGCACGACCCTTTCCATGCGCGGGCTCGACAATCTTACCTATTACCGCCATGTGACCGACCAGCCCGGAGAACTCATCAACGACACCGGCTGCGGCAATACGATAGCCTGCGACCATCCGGTGGTCCGGGATCTCATTCTCGCCAGCCTCCGCCATTTTGTGCTTGCCGCCGGCGTCGACGGCTTCCGCTTCGACCTCGCCTCGATCCTCGGGCGTGATATGAGCGGCTTTCACCGCGACGCCGCTCTCTTTGCGGCGATCGCCGCGGATTCGGTCCTTGGCGACCGCATTCTCATCGCGGAGCCCTGGGATACCGGTCCCGGCGGCTACCAGCTCGGCAACTTCCCCGAACCCTTCCTCGAATGGAACGACCGCACGCGGGACGACATTCGCCGCTACTGGCGCGGCGACCGGCATGCGATCGGCGCGCTCGCGACCGCACTCGCCGGCTCCTCCGATACGTTCTCGCGGTGGGGCGAGACGGCGACCCGCAGCGTCAACTTCATCGCCGCGCATGACGGCTTCACGCTGACGGATCTCACCGCTTATGCGCGCAAGCACAACGAGGCGAACGGCGAAGACAATGGTGACGGCCACAACGAGAATTATTCGTGGAACAATGGCGCCGAAGGCCCCATTGACGATCCGGAAATCGCGACAGCGAGGCAGGCAGACGCCATGGCGCTGATCAGCACGCTTTTCGCTTCGCGCGGAACGATCATGCTCACCGCCGGCGACGAAGGCGGGCGCAGCCAGGGCGGCAACAACAATGCCTATGCGCAGGATAACGGCCTCACCTGGCTCGATTGGACAAAGCTCGACCGGAAGCTCATCGACCACACAGCCGCGCTCTCAGCGATGCGGCGGCGTTTCGATGTCTTCGCGGAGACGCACTTCCTCACCGGGAAGGGCGACGTCGCCTGGCTGCGTCTCGACGGTCATCCAATGACGGTCGAGGATTGGGAACACCCGGCGACTGACAATCTCGTCATGATGCTTGCGACCGGCGACCGGGCGCAGCGACGGGCGACCCGGCTCGCGGTAGTCATAAACCGCGGTCACGCACCGCATCCCTTTCAGCTTCCCGCAAGCCTCAACGGCAAGTGGTGCGATGCGCTTTCCGGGACGGCGGCAACCCCGTCCGTCGCCCCCCGCTCGGTCACCTTCTTTGTCGAAGTTTTCTGA
- a CDS encoding MaoC family dehydratase, which yields MPHDISLSEIKGLIGKELGVSDWITVTQKTIDSFAEATGDFQFIHTDPERAAAETPFGGTIAHGFLSLSLLSAMNYNCLPKIREQTMGINYGFDKVRFIAPVKSGAKVRGRFAMADARFRGAGMLMITYDVTVEIEGERKPALTATWQTIIQFDPKDRPADA from the coding sequence ATGCCGCACGACATTTCGCTTTCAGAGATCAAGGGGCTGATCGGCAAGGAGCTCGGTGTCTCCGACTGGATTACCGTGACGCAGAAGACCATCGATAGTTTTGCCGAGGCGACGGGCGACTTCCAGTTCATCCACACCGATCCGGAGCGCGCCGCGGCAGAGACGCCCTTCGGAGGCACGATCGCCCACGGCTTCCTGTCGCTGTCGCTGCTTTCAGCGATGAACTACAATTGCCTGCCGAAGATTCGCGAACAGACGATGGGCATCAATTACGGCTTCGACAAGGTCCGCTTCATCGCGCCGGTAAAGAGCGGCGCCAAGGTGCGCGGCCGGTTCGCCATGGCAGACGCCCGCTTTCGCGGCGCCGGAATGTTGATGATTACCTATGACGTAACCGTCGAGATCGAGGGCGAGCGCAAGCCCGCCCTGACGGCGACATGGCAGACAATCATCCAGTTCGACCCGAAGGACCGGCCGGCGGATGCCTGA
- a CDS encoding DUF2332 domain-containing protein: protein MPEKTGAEERVRRAFRSQGKACEELDSPFMARLCRLAAERLDGERAVGSRVLSWEGNPRPEADSVPLRLCGALHALVLSRRDDRLTSCYPPNVTDDETLWAACEAAFRTHADFILERLTSAPQTNEVRRSGALLAGFLTVARGFGKPLVLSEVGASAGLNLHWDRYGYDLSGGQWGDMESGVVISPQWSGAAPPDGSVEIVGRAGCDINPLDPASEEHRLRLLSYIWADQPDRLERTRNALAIAAAHGNLVERRDAVDWLKQRLAHPFPGAVHVVYHSVAWQYLSLSAQQEGEALIAAAGRAATADAPLAWLQMEADGSRPGAALTLQTWPGGGKHLIGRADFHGRWIEWTGLRKEG, encoded by the coding sequence ATGCCTGAGAAAACGGGGGCCGAGGAGCGGGTCCGTCGGGCCTTTCGTAGCCAGGGCAAGGCCTGCGAAGAACTCGACTCGCCTTTCATGGCCCGGCTCTGCCGGTTGGCGGCCGAGCGCCTTGATGGTGAACGTGCGGTCGGCAGCCGCGTCCTGAGCTGGGAGGGCAATCCGCGGCCCGAGGCAGACTCCGTACCGCTGCGGCTGTGCGGTGCGCTTCATGCCCTTGTGTTGTCGAGACGCGACGACAGGCTGACTTCATGTTATCCGCCGAATGTCACAGACGACGAAACGCTCTGGGCCGCGTGCGAAGCGGCCTTTCGGACGCACGCCGATTTTATCCTGGAGCGGCTCACTTCCGCACCGCAGACGAACGAAGTGCGCCGCTCAGGTGCGCTGCTTGCCGGCTTTCTCACGGTCGCACGCGGCTTTGGCAAACCACTTGTCCTTTCAGAAGTTGGTGCCAGTGCCGGTCTCAACCTGCACTGGGATCGCTACGGCTACGACCTTTCCGGCGGGCAGTGGGGCGACATGGAATCCGGCGTCGTCATCTCGCCCCAGTGGTCCGGAGCAGCGCCGCCCGACGGATCGGTCGAAATCGTCGGACGCGCAGGATGCGACATCAACCCGCTTGACCCGGCGAGCGAGGAGCACCGGTTGCGCCTGCTCTCCTACATCTGGGCCGACCAGCCGGACCGGCTCGAGCGCACCCGAAATGCGCTGGCGATCGCGGCTGCTCATGGCAACCTTGTCGAGCGTAGAGACGCTGTGGACTGGCTGAAACAGCGCCTCGCCCATCCCTTCCCCGGTGCGGTCCATGTCGTTTATCATTCGGTCGCCTGGCAATATCTGTCTCTGTCCGCCCAGCAAGAGGGCGAGGCCCTGATCGCTGCTGCAGGAAGGGCGGCAACAGCAGACGCGCCGCTTGCTTGGCTGCAGATGGAAGCGGATGGTTCAAGACCCGGCGCTGCGCTAACGCTCCAGACGTGGCCCGGCGGCGGGAAACATCTGATCGGTCGGGCGGACTTCCATGGTCGATGGATAGAGTGGACCGGCTTGCGGAAAGAAGGGTGA
- the soxG gene encoding sarcosine oxidase subunit gamma family protein encodes MADQATAIRNAPLAGLRGGSPAAILTPAAPASRISLRAAPDAVAALSAALGVTLPTRPKTSASTGKRHALWLGPDEWLVIDEDGKDLMAAAASSGVMHSAVDISHRNTAVIISGPGAEVAVNSGCPQDLSLAIFPVGACSRTILGKAEIVLFRTAEDTFRVECWRSFSPFVFGLLSEGAEGAGH; translated from the coding sequence ATGGCTGACCAGGCAACTGCAATCCGCAATGCTCCGCTCGCCGGGCTCCGTGGCGGCTCGCCGGCGGCGATCCTGACGCCCGCGGCGCCCGCCTCGCGGATATCCCTCCGCGCGGCACCGGACGCCGTTGCGGCTCTCTCCGCGGCACTCGGGGTCACGCTGCCGACGCGGCCGAAGACCTCTGCCTCGACCGGAAAGCGCCACGCGCTCTGGCTCGGTCCGGACGAGTGGCTGGTGATCGACGAAGACGGCAAGGATTTGATGGCGGCAGCCGCGTCCAGTGGCGTCATGCATTCGGCGGTCGACATTTCCCATCGCAACACGGCCGTCATCATCAGCGGTCCGGGCGCCGAGGTGGCGGTCAACAGCGGATGCCCGCAGGACCTTTCGCTCGCGATCTTCCCGGTCGGCGCTTGTTCGCGGACGATACTGGGCAAGGCGGAAATCGTGCTCTTCCGCACGGCCGAGGATACGTTCCGCGTCGAGTGCTGGCGGTCGTTTTCGCCCTTTGTCTTCGGCCTTCTGTCGGAGGGGGCGGAAGGCGCAGGGCACTGA
- a CDS encoding sarcosine oxidase subunit alpha, translating to MSGVNRISGAGRLTPARTARFTFDGRTLTALEGDTVASALLAHGIHLVGRSFKYHRPRGILSAGAEEPNALLDISRDAARRQPNVRATVQEVFDGMKVSSQNRWPSLAFDVGGFNDLLSPFFAAGFYYKTFMWPKAAWHKLYEPFIRRAAGLGVAPTESDPDHYASRYVHCDVLVIGAGVAGLSAALAAAQAGAKVILCDEQSEMGGALHYDSGTVIDGKPGYEWAQATGRALAERDNVTVLTRTTAFGYYNHNFVGLVERVTDHLSAPDKALPRERLWQVRAKKVILANGAIERHMVFANNDRPGIMLASAGRTYLNHFGVAVGTKVGIYTAHDSAYEAAFDLRKAGISVPAIVDSREKPGEAVLAEARRLGIEVLTGHSVVNTTGKLRISSISVARRGGGAARKIAVDALLVSAGWTPSVHLFSQSRGKVKFDAATERFLPGTYAQDCLSIGACNGTDDLQATIDEALAAGELAARAAGAENGSQLAISGENAFAWTGGMIGAAEGAGPDTTVKAFIDFQHDVCAKDIRLAVREGMHSVEHIKRFTTNGMASDQGKLSNMHGLAIAAEALGKGIPEVGLTTFRQPYTPVTFGAIVNHSRGSLFDPARKTPMHAWEEAQGAEFEDVGNWKRAWFYPKAGESMHEAVARECKTVREVAGVFDASTLGKIEVVGPDAAKFLNLMYTNAWDNLKPGRCRYGIMLRDDGFVYDDGVVGRLAEDRFHVTTTTGGAPRVMHHMEDYLQTEFPHLKVWLTSTTEQWAVIAVQGPKAREIIAPLVDGIDLSNEAFPHMSVAEGRICGVPTRLFRMSFTGELGFEVNVPADYGQAVWEAIWARAEPMGACAYGTETMHVLRAEKGYIIVGQDTDGTLTPDDAGLSWAVSKKKPDFVGIRGLKRPDLVKDGRKQLVGLLTKDPKVVLEEGAQIVANPNEPKPMTMLGHVTSSYWSSNCGRSIALAMVAGGRERLGQTLYIPMADRTIAVEVSDMVFFDKEGGRLHG from the coding sequence ATGAGCGGGGTCAATCGCATTTCGGGTGCGGGACGCCTGACGCCCGCCCGCACCGCGAGGTTCACCTTCGACGGTCGGACGCTGACGGCGCTCGAGGGCGATACGGTCGCCTCGGCGCTGCTTGCCCACGGCATCCACCTTGTCGGCCGGTCGTTCAAGTACCACCGTCCGCGCGGCATTCTTTCCGCCGGCGCCGAGGAGCCGAATGCGCTGCTCGACATATCGCGCGACGCGGCACGCAGACAGCCGAACGTGCGCGCCACGGTGCAGGAAGTTTTCGACGGAATGAAGGTCTCGTCGCAAAACCGCTGGCCGTCGCTCGCCTTCGATGTCGGCGGGTTCAACGATCTGCTCTCGCCCTTCTTCGCCGCCGGTTTCTACTACAAGACCTTCATGTGGCCGAAGGCGGCGTGGCACAAGCTTTACGAGCCTTTCATCCGCCGCGCGGCCGGCCTCGGCGTTGCGCCGACGGAGTCCGATCCGGACCACTATGCGAGCCGGTATGTCCATTGCGACGTGCTGGTGATTGGTGCGGGCGTTGCCGGTCTTTCAGCGGCGCTTGCGGCCGCGCAGGCCGGCGCCAAGGTCATCCTCTGCGACGAGCAGTCGGAAATGGGCGGCGCGCTCCATTATGACAGCGGCACGGTCATCGACGGCAAGCCGGGCTACGAGTGGGCGCAGGCGACCGGCAGGGCGCTCGCGGAGAGAGACAACGTCACCGTGCTGACCCGCACGACCGCGTTCGGCTACTACAACCACAATTTCGTCGGGCTCGTCGAACGGGTCACGGATCATCTCTCTGCACCGGACAAGGCATTGCCGCGCGAGCGGCTCTGGCAGGTGCGGGCGAAGAAGGTCATTCTCGCCAACGGCGCGATCGAGCGTCATATGGTCTTTGCCAACAACGACCGGCCGGGCATCATGCTGGCGTCGGCGGGGCGCACCTATCTCAACCACTTCGGCGTCGCCGTCGGTACCAAGGTCGGCATCTATACGGCGCACGATTCCGCCTATGAGGCCGCATTTGACCTCAGGAAGGCGGGTATTTCCGTGCCGGCGATCGTCGACAGCCGCGAGAAGCCCGGCGAGGCGGTGTTGGCCGAGGCACGCCGGCTCGGCATCGAGGTGCTGACCGGCCATTCGGTCGTCAACACCACGGGCAAGCTCAGGATCTCGTCGATCAGCGTTGCCCGACGGGGCGGCGGTGCGGCACGCAAGATCGCCGTTGATGCGCTCCTCGTCTCCGCCGGCTGGACACCATCGGTGCACCTCTTCTCGCAATCGCGCGGCAAGGTGAAATTCGACGCCGCAACGGAGCGCTTCCTGCCGGGCACCTACGCGCAGGATTGCCTCTCGATCGGTGCATGCAACGGCACGGACGATCTCCAGGCGACGATCGACGAGGCGCTTGCGGCCGGTGAACTGGCAGCCCGCGCTGCGGGTGCTGAAAACGGATCGCAGCTCGCAATCTCCGGCGAAAATGCCTTCGCCTGGACGGGCGGCATGATCGGCGCAGCGGAAGGGGCGGGGCCGGACACGACGGTCAAGGCCTTCATCGACTTCCAGCACGACGTCTGCGCCAAGGACATTCGCCTCGCCGTGCGCGAGGGCATGCACTCGGTCGAGCATATCAAGCGCTTCACCACCAACGGCATGGCGTCCGACCAAGGCAAGCTCTCCAACATGCACGGGCTCGCGATCGCCGCGGAAGCGCTCGGCAAGGGTATCCCGGAGGTCGGGCTGACAACCTTCCGCCAGCCCTACACGCCGGTGACCTTCGGCGCGATCGTCAACCATTCTCGTGGCAGCCTCTTCGATCCGGCCCGCAAGACACCGATGCATGCCTGGGAAGAGGCGCAGGGCGCCGAATTCGAGGATGTCGGCAACTGGAAGCGCGCCTGGTTCTATCCGAAGGCCGGCGAGTCCATGCACGAAGCGGTTGCGCGCGAATGCAAGACCGTACGCGAGGTGGCCGGCGTCTTCGATGCGTCGACGCTCGGCAAGATCGAGGTGGTTGGCCCCGATGCGGCCAAGTTCCTCAATCTGATGTATACGAACGCCTGGGATAACTTGAAACCCGGCCGCTGCCGCTACGGCATCATGCTGCGCGACGACGGCTTCGTCTATGACGACGGCGTCGTCGGCCGCCTGGCCGAGGACCGCTTCCACGTAACGACGACGACCGGCGGCGCGCCGCGCGTGATGCACCACATGGAAGACTATCTGCAGACGGAGTTCCCGCATCTGAAAGTCTGGCTCACCTCGACCACCGAGCAGTGGGCGGTCATTGCGGTGCAGGGTCCGAAGGCGCGCGAGATCATCGCGCCGCTCGTCGACGGCATAGATCTTTCGAACGAAGCCTTCCCGCACATGAGCGTTGCCGAGGGGCGGATCTGCGGCGTGCCGACGCGGCTCTTCCGTATGTCGTTCACCGGCGAACTCGGTTTCGAAGTCAACGTCCCTGCGGACTACGGCCAGGCCGTATGGGAGGCGATCTGGGCTCGGGCTGAACCAATGGGCGCCTGCGCCTATGGCACTGAGACCATGCACGTGCTGCGCGCCGAGAAGGGTTACATCATCGTCGGTCAGGATACGGACGGGACCCTCACTCCGGACGATGCCGGCCTTTCCTGGGCGGTGTCGAAGAAGAAGCCGGATTTCGTCGGCATTCGCGGGCTGAAGCGCCCGGACCTCGTCAAGGACGGTCGCAAGCAGCTTGTCGGTCTCCTCACCAAGGATCCGAAGGTGGTTCTGGAGGAGGGCGCGCAGATCGTTGCCAATCCGAACGAGCCGAAGCCGATGACCATGCTTGGCCATGTCACCTCGTCCTATTGGTCGTCAAATTGCGGCCGGTCGATCGCGCTGGCGATGGTCGCCGGTGGACGGGAGCGCCTCGGGCAGACCCTTTATATCCCGATGGCCGACCGGACGATCGCCGTCGAGGTGAGCGATATGGTGTTCTTTGACAAGGAAGGAGGTCGCCTCCATGGCTGA
- a CDS encoding sarcosine oxidase subunit delta, with translation MLLIYCPYCEEERSELEFRNAGDAHIARPTNIAEISDEEFEAYFFLRDNPKGVIFERWRHIHGCGRFFNAARDTVTDRFLTTYKAGEPKPDLNAEPKTSAQVETYEALEGAAQ, from the coding sequence ATGCTTCTGATTTACTGCCCCTATTGCGAAGAAGAGCGCTCCGAGCTCGAATTCCGCAATGCCGGCGATGCCCACATCGCCCGCCCGACCAATATCGCCGAGATCAGCGACGAAGAGTTCGAGGCCTATTTCTTCCTGCGCGACAATCCGAAGGGTGTGATCTTCGAGAGATGGCGGCACATCCATGGCTGCGGCCGTTTTTTCAATGCGGCGCGTGACACGGTCACCGACCGGTTCCTCACCACCTACAAGGCCGGCGAGCCGAAGCCCGATCTCAACGCAGAGCCGAAGACGAGCGCACAGGTCGAAACCTACGAGGCCCTTGAAGGAGCAGCACAATGA